In Janthinobacterium sp. B9-8, the genomic stretch AAAAAAACACTTCACTGGTATAAAGGTCTTGTTCATGGATAGTTTTAATGTAAAAAATATAAGAAAAACTATTTTAGATATGGCCTTTAGTGGCTCAACTGTTCATGTGGGTTGCGCTTTTTCTATTGTTGAAATTTTAGCTGTTCTATATAGAAGCCATTTAAATTTTCCTGAAAATGATGTTGAGTCACCAATTAGAGATTATATGGTACTTAGCAAGGGGCATGGTGTGATGGCCCAATATGCCTGTTTGCATGAAAAAGGCTATTTAGCTAACGAAGATATTCAGCAGTATTTTAAGAATGGCTCCCGCTTGAAAGGGCTAGCAGATGCTCATATCCCTGGTATAGAAGCAACAACAGGCTCTTTAGGGCATGGTCTTTCTGTTGCTGTTGGCCTTGCTTTAGCTGCTAAGTTAAATAAAACAGAGCAAATGTGCTATGTGATTGTAGGCGATGGTGAAATTAATGAAGGCCCAATTTGGGAAGCCGCATTATTTGCCTCACAATTTAAATTAGATAATCTGATCGTCATTGTCGATAAAAATGGTTTTCAAGCCATGGGTACAACTGATGAGGTAATGAGTCTTGGCAGTATTGAGAAAAAATTTGCGGCTTTTGAATTTGATGCAGTAACCCTTAATGGGCACTCAGAGCCTGAGTTAGATATAGCTATTAATGCTTTTAAAACAAATAAAAATGGCAGGCCCAAAGTTATTGTGGCAAATACAGTAAAAGGTAAAGGGGTTTCATTTATGGAAAACGATAATATCTGGCATTACACCCGTTTAAATAAAGAAACCTATGCCGCCGCTGTGGCTGAATTGCAGGGAGATAAATAATGAGAGCAGCTTTTTCGGATGCTTTGGTAGCTGCTGCTAAGGCCAACCCTAAAATTTTATTGCTGACTGGAGATCATGGTTACGCCTTGTTTGATGCATTTCGTAAAGAATGCCCACAGCAATATATAAATTGTGGAATTGCCGAACAAAATATGGTCGGCGTTGCCGCAGGTCTGGCAAAAGCGGGCTTTATACCCTTTGTCTATGGGTTATCAGCATTTGTACCTATTCGGGTATTAGAGCAAATAAAAATTGATGTTTGCTATGAATCATTAAAAGTAATTTTTATTGGTGATGGTGCGGGTGTTGTTTATAGCCACCTAGGATCAAGCCATCAATCTACAGAAGATATTGCTGCACTTCGGGCCATCCCAAATCTTAATATATTATCACCGGCGGACCCATATGAATTAAGTTATACAATGTCCCTTGCGCTGAATTCTGAGCATGCTACTTATTTACGAATGGGAAAGGCTGATTTAGGCGAAGTACACAGTGAGCCAGTTCAGGGTGATATCGGTGCACTGATGCCTGTGCAGGTTAATCCACAAGCAAAGACATTAATTCTTGCCACCGGGTCGATGGTTAGTGTGGGTAGTCAGATTGCCAAAAACAATCCCAATATTGATCTTTATTCTGTACCGTCAATTAAGCCGATAAATGCCAGTGCAGTTTTGGATATATGTGCAGGCAGAAATAAAATATATATTTTAGAAGAACACTCGATCTACGGTGGGCTTGGTTCATGTATTGCAGAAATTATTGCAGGTAAATTACTGTGTGATTTTAAAATCATTGGAATTAAGGATCGCTTTTCAGAGCGATGTGGTGACTATGCATATTTAATGGAGGAGCATGGACTAAATGCCATGAAATTAGAGGGGGTATTCCTCTAGAGTAAAAAATATTTTTCTAATTTTTTTGTCAATTTTATTTATAAATAATTTGTCTGGTTTAATTGGTCAGCATTAATGCGCATAATCGTTGGTAATATAGTTAATAAAATTGGTATAGATAAAGCTGTAGCTTATGTACTTTTTGCCAGAGGATGGAGCGTACTTGCTGGATTAATTACTCTTTATTTTATTTCTCATGATTTAACTAAGGTCGAACAAGGATTTTATTACACGTTTTCCAGTGTTTTAGCTATGCAGGTGTTTTTTGAGTTGGGGTTCAGTAGTGTTATTTCCCAGTTTGCAAGTCATGAGATGTCTAAGCTTACATGGCGTGATGGTTTGATTACTGGGAATGAGCAGGCTAAATCCCGCTTATTCTCGCTCTTTAAATTAGCAATAAAATGGTATGGAGTTATCGCTCTCTTAATGCTGCTGATTGTTGCACCAGCTGGATATTTGTTTTTTAATTGCTCCTATCCTGCGTCATCGGTGAGCTGGACTTGGCCATGGGTTGTTTTAGTTCTTTGTACTAGCGGGAATTTATTTATTAGCCCAGTAATTGCACTTTTAGAAGGCACAGGTCTGGTTGCCGCGGTTGCAAAAATGCGACTGTTTCAATCTGTTTTTTCCAGTTCTGCTGCTTGGCTGGCTTTATATCTTGGGTCCGGTTTATTTGCAGCCGCGATTATTGCTTTGGTTACTCTGTGTAGTAACTCTGGCTGGTTATTTCTCAATAAAAGAAGTTTTTTATATAGTGTTTTTATCAGTAAGAAAAGTGAAAATGTAATAAGCTGGAAAAATGAAATTTTTCCCATGCAATGGCGCATTGCAATTAGCTGGCTCAGTGGGTTTTTTATTTTTCAGCTGTTTACTCCATTGGTGTTTAAATATCACAGCCCAGAGGCTGCCGGGCAGGTGGGGATGAGCTTTTCAATTGCTAATGTGCTTAGTTCTTTGGCCATGGCATGGATTACCACCAAAACGCCATTTTTTGGTCAGTTAATTGCAAGTGAAAAATTTGATCAGTTGGATCATTTATTTAAAAAAGTGTTTTGGCAGTCTTGGGGGGTTTTATTCCTATTGGTCGTTACATTTATGTTTGCGTTATTGCTTATTAACTATCTAAATATTCCTTTTTCAGGTCGATTGTTAAAACCTCTGGAGTTTTCTCAGATTTTACTAGCAGTATTAGCAAATCATATTGTTTTTGCTCAAGCAACATATGTAAGAGCTCATAAGTGTGAACCATACTTACAGCACGCAGTTATTCTTGCTATTTTTATAGGTGTTTCATGTTACTTAGCGGGTCGTTACTCTAGTGTTTTAAATTTATTGCTAGCTTATTCGTGTGTTTGTATTTTAATTGGCGTTGGATATTCAAATTATATATTTGTAACTTTCAAATCCAAACGTACTCCCAAAGCTTCTAAGGACATAATTGCATGAGTGAACCATTGCTATCCATATGTATACCTACATATAATCGAGATAAATATTTAAAAGAGTGTCTAGATAGCATTGTTATCCAAGAATGTAAAGATATAGAAGTTGTTATTAGCGATAATGCATCGACTGATAATACTGAGGTGTTGATTTTAGAGTATTCAAAAAAGTTAAATATTAGGTATCAGCGTTTTGATTCGAACCAAGGGTTTGACATTAATTGTACTAAAGTAGTTAGTATGGCAACTGGTCGATATTGTATGATCTTGGGAAGTGATGACTGTTTGCTGCCAGATGCAATTGTCAATATAAAGGGTCTATTGGATAGTGCTAAGCCAGATATTCTACATTATGGTTATCATCAGTATAATTTAACCATGGAGACTTTACTTGCTGTCGTTACATTACCTGGTCAGTTTGCTAAAATTGAAAATTTAGATGATGTTGCTGAGTATATAAAAACGCTTCCAAATCTAAGTTTGTCATTCGCATTTATTTCTAGCTTTATTTTTTTGCGCACACGTTGGCCTAGTTTCGATCAGTATCAAAAATGGTTGGGTTCTCAATATGTGCACTTGTTTTGCATGCATTCAATGATAAATCAAGGTTGTACAATAAAAGCGAGCGAAAATGCATTTGTTGCGGCAAGAGGTGGCAATATTAATGATGCAACAGATAAGCCTGGTAAAATTCTGAACCTTGATTTGATAACATTTAGAAGAATAGTAACGGAAGTTTATAGCGGTAATATGAATGTTCAAAAGTCTTTTTCTTTTGTTTTTAAGCGGTCATATACTGGAAAAGTATTGTTGTATACTTTTTGTTTTGGTGGTGATGAAATAATAAATGCTAGGCATCAAGAGCTTGGTTATTTTATGTATGGTATTTATATATTTTCATTTAAAATTATAGAATTACTGAAAGTAAAAAAAGTCTTAAAAAAATTTATTGAATATAAAGCTAATTTAAAAGTGAAAATACAATGAAGAAAATTCTTGTCGTATTTGGTACAAGGCCAGAGGCCATCAAAATGGCGCCATTGGTTCGAGAGCTTAAACAGCGTAGTGAGTTTGAAACTCGAGTATGTGTAACGGCCCAGCATCGGCAAATGTTGGATCAGGTGCTGGAGTTGTTTAGTATTGTCCCAGAGTACGATTTGAATTTAATGCAACCTGGACAAGATTTGTCTGATATTACTTCAAGAATTTTATTGGCATTAAAACCTGTCTTTGAAGATTTCAAGCCAGATTTGGTGCTTGTTCATGGTGATACAACTACTTCAATGGCCTGTAGTTTGTCTGCATTTTATCATCGTATTCGTGTTGGCCATATTGAAGCTGGTTTGCGTACAGGTGATATATATTCACCTTGGCCAGAAGAATTAAATAGAAAAATTACCAGCCTAATGGCATGGATGCATTTTGCCCCAACAGAAATTGCTAAAAATAATCTTCTAAATGAAGGGATTAAAGAGGAAAGTATTTGTATTACAGGAAATACAGTTATTGATGCTTTATTGGCTACAAGTAAGCAAATCGATTTAGATTCGACATTGTCTGCAAAGCTACATCAGAAATTTTCTTTTATTGATAAAAGTAAAAAACTAATCTTAGTTACAGGTCACAGAAGAGAAAATTTTGGGCAAGGTTTTGAAAATATTTGTGCAGCTTTGAGTGTTTTAGCAATCAGAGATGATGTTCAAGTTGTTTATCCTGTTCATTTAAATCCCAATGTTCAGGTCCCTGTAAATAAGTATTTAAGTAATAGCGAGAATATTTACTTGATTGATCCACAAGATTATTTACCTTTTGTGTATTTGATGAAGCAAAGTTTTTTGATCCTTACTGATAGCGGGGGGATTCAAGAAGAAGCTCCATCACTTGGTAAACCAGTCCTAGTGATGCGTGATACAACAGAACGTCCTGAGGCGGTATTGGCAGGTACTGTTATGCTAACCGGCGCAAATACTTCTCGAATAATTGATGGTGTTGAAAACCTGTTAAAGGAAGGAAAAGATTATCAACAAATGACAGCTGCACATAATCCCTATGGCACAGGAAATGCGTGTAAAACTATTGTTGATTCATTAAGTAGCTCACTTGCAGAGAAATAATTATGCTTGTTTTTATTGCTCCATATCCAGACTGTCATAATGAGCAGGACGGAATGATACAACGTATTGCTTCAATTGACAGTAATTTTGAAACAGAAAATCGAGTTTATTTAGATATATCATTTAGGCGTTTTTTTAAAAAAAGTATAATTATTAAGAATAATTTAACTGTTTATCAGTTGAACTTCTTTTTTTCATTTTTAATTATATTGTCGGTGGTTGCAAAAGCACGGTTATTATATGTCCACTCGGTGTATAACGCCTTGAAGGTACTTCCTTTTTTTTATTTTAAAAAAGTTATCTTGGATATGCATGGTGTTGTACCAGAGGAAATGTTGTTTGAGGGGGGCAATATAGCTGCATATGTTTATAATTGCGTTGAAAAAATAGCGGTTGAAAAAAGTTATAGTATAATTTCTGTAACTAAAATAATGCAGGAGCATTTTAAAAATAAATATGGTAGAAATTGTACTGCTGATTTGGTTATTCCAATTATTACTCAGGGAGTAAATGCTCAAGATCTGTGTTGTAAAAATCAGGAAGATTCTCCTTTGGTAATTTATGCAGGGGGAATTCAGAAATGGCAAAACGTACCTAAAATGCTTGAGGCTGTTAAATGTAATTTAAGTGTGCGATATCGATTTTTAACAGGCAAGCCAGATGAAATGTTACGGTTAGCAGAAAATTATGGCATTGATAATTTAGAAGTGAAAAGTGTTTCTCCCGCATTAGTTGAAAAGCATTATCTTGAATCAGATTACGGGTTTCTACTAAGAGATGATATTTTACTTAATAGGGTGGCATGCCCAACAAAAGGAATAGAATATTTAGCTAATGGTGTAGTGCCAATAGTATTAAGTAAGGATGTTGGTGACTTTTCTAGACACGGATATCAATTTATTCGATATGAAGATTTCATATTATCTAAATTACCATCCTTGTCAGAGCTAAATAAAATGAAGAATAGGAATTATTCTGTAATTCAGTCTATTCAAAATGAAATGAAAGAGGGTATAACTTCTTTAAAGCAGATGGTTCAAGTATGATTTATATTGTTATTTTAAATTGGAATGGGTGGGAGGACACAATCTCTTGCTTGAAAAGCATATTTCAACTGGTTGAATGTGAGTATCGAGTTGTTGTGTGCGATAATAATTCAGAGAATAATTCTTATAATGAAATAAAAGACTGGATTCTTAGTGAAAAAAATAGCAATCCAGACTTGAAAAGAACGAATTTAAAATGCATCAATGCATCGAATGAAAATGAGTATTCTATTCAAGAAAATGATTTTTTCTTATTGCAAAATGGTAAAAATTTGGGGTTTGCAGGGGGCATGAATGCAGGTATAGGTTTAGCTCTTAAAGATCCTCGCATGAAGTATGTTTGGATTTTAAATAATGATACTGAGGTTGATAAATATGCACTTTCAGCATTAGTCAAGCATGCTAAAAGTGATAGTCGTATTGGTATTTGTGGATCAACTCTTTTATATCATGATCAGCCTAATATAATCCAGGCCGTTGGTGGTAAGTACAATTCTTACTTAGGAACAATAGAGCATATTTTAGGCCATATGCAATATTCAGAAGCGTTATGCAAATCTATAAATGCTGATGAATTTGATTATATTGTTGGCGCAGCAATGCTTGTTTCTAAAGAGTTTCTTGAGCAAGTTGGCTTAATGGATGAAGGATATTTCATATATTTTGAAGAGTTAGATTGGGCAATGAGGGCCAAGCGTGCTAATCCTAGATTTAAACTTGGTTATGCGGCAGATAGTATTGTTGTTCACAAAGAAGGCGCAAGTATTGGGAGTAGCACACAAAAGAAAGGGAGGCGCTCAGCATTTGCGGATGAATACTCTTTGCGTAATAGATTAATATTTTCAAAAAAATTTTTTCCGAATCGAATAGTCCATGTCCGGCTATGTATTTTTTTATCAGCATTCCGACGCTTTGCTCAAGGTGATATTCCGGCTGGATTACGTGCATTAACAGCATCTTTTGGAAATGTTATATGTTGCAAAAAATAGTATCTCATAGAGTTTTGCAGTATAGACTTATTACCCAAATTGTTATGTTTGTTGTAGCTCTTTGTATGGTAGTAATGGCATTTCAAGGTGCTGGGTCTGATGATTATTTAAGTAAAATCTTCGCTCTTAACATCGGGATTATTTTTTTTTGTATAGCATGGTGTGGTCTGTACACGTCGTTTTCAAATTATTTTTTCTCCTCTTCTTTTTGGCTAGGTGTGACTGTTTTTTTTTTTTTTGTATTAAAATCTATTGAGCAGTCTGTATTTCAAAATAACGCTGACTTACTAACTCCTCTTTCGCTTGTTCTGTTTTTTTGTTTGTTTTATACCATCGGGTATTCTTTATCTTCTAGTCATGTTTCAAAACGGAGCTTGGCAATAAAGATTAACTGGCCACGCCTCTGTCGATATTCATTACTTGTATTTATTGTACTCAAATTACTCTCAGTGATATGTTTCACGATCTTTTCTGCAGGCGCTTCTACCACACTAGATGTGGCTGCTGAAACTCAGAACATGGGTATGGCATATTTATTTCGAATTTTTACTTTAAGTAGTTTGGCTTATTATATTATTTTGTATCGATTTTATACCTCAGGCGAAAATAGAAAGAGTATTTTTTTGCTTACACTATTCCTAGTGGCTGAGATGGTTTTGAATGCAAGCCGTTCAGGTCTGATTATGTTGTTTTTTATTA encodes the following:
- a CDS encoding transketolase produces the protein MDSFNVKNIRKTILDMAFSGSTVHVGCAFSIVEILAVLYRSHLNFPENDVESPIRDYMVLSKGHGVMAQYACLHEKGYLANEDIQQYFKNGSRLKGLADAHIPGIEATTGSLGHGLSVAVGLALAAKLNKTEQMCYVIVGDGEINEGPIWEAALFASQFKLDNLIVIVDKNGFQAMGTTDEVMSLGSIEKKFAAFEFDAVTLNGHSEPELDIAINAFKTNKNGRPKVIVANTVKGKGVSFMENDNIWHYTRLNKETYAAAVAELQGDK
- a CDS encoding transketolase family protein translates to MRAAFSDALVAAAKANPKILLLTGDHGYALFDAFRKECPQQYINCGIAEQNMVGVAAGLAKAGFIPFVYGLSAFVPIRVLEQIKIDVCYESLKVIFIGDGAGVVYSHLGSSHQSTEDIAALRAIPNLNILSPADPYELSYTMSLALNSEHATYLRMGKADLGEVHSEPVQGDIGALMPVQVNPQAKTLILATGSMVSVGSQIAKNNPNIDLYSVPSIKPINASAVLDICAGRNKIYILEEHSIYGGLGSCIAEIIAGKLLCDFKIIGIKDRFSERCGDYAYLMEEHGLNAMKLEGVFL
- a CDS encoding glycosyltransferase family 2 protein — translated: MSEPLLSICIPTYNRDKYLKECLDSIVIQECKDIEVVISDNASTDNTEVLILEYSKKLNIRYQRFDSNQGFDINCTKVVSMATGRYCMILGSDDCLLPDAIVNIKGLLDSAKPDILHYGYHQYNLTMETLLAVVTLPGQFAKIENLDDVAEYIKTLPNLSLSFAFISSFIFLRTRWPSFDQYQKWLGSQYVHLFCMHSMINQGCTIKASENAFVAARGGNINDATDKPGKILNLDLITFRRIVTEVYSGNMNVQKSFSFVFKRSYTGKVLLYTFCFGGDEIINARHQELGYFMYGIYIFSFKIIELLKVKKVLKKFIEYKANLKVKIQ
- the wecB gene encoding non-hydrolyzing UDP-N-acetylglucosamine 2-epimerase; its protein translation is MKKILVVFGTRPEAIKMAPLVRELKQRSEFETRVCVTAQHRQMLDQVLELFSIVPEYDLNLMQPGQDLSDITSRILLALKPVFEDFKPDLVLVHGDTTTSMACSLSAFYHRIRVGHIEAGLRTGDIYSPWPEELNRKITSLMAWMHFAPTEIAKNNLLNEGIKEESICITGNTVIDALLATSKQIDLDSTLSAKLHQKFSFIDKSKKLILVTGHRRENFGQGFENICAALSVLAIRDDVQVVYPVHLNPNVQVPVNKYLSNSENIYLIDPQDYLPFVYLMKQSFLILTDSGGIQEEAPSLGKPVLVMRDTTERPEAVLAGTVMLTGANTSRIIDGVENLLKEGKDYQQMTAAHNPYGTGNACKTIVDSLSSSLAEK
- a CDS encoding glycosyltransferase family 2 protein, translating into MIYIVILNWNGWEDTISCLKSIFQLVECEYRVVVCDNNSENNSYNEIKDWILSEKNSNPDLKRTNLKCINASNENEYSIQENDFFLLQNGKNLGFAGGMNAGIGLALKDPRMKYVWILNNDTEVDKYALSALVKHAKSDSRIGICGSTLLYHDQPNIIQAVGGKYNSYLGTIEHILGHMQYSEALCKSINADEFDYIVGAAMLVSKEFLEQVGLMDEGYFIYFEELDWAMRAKRANPRFKLGYAADSIVVHKEGASIGSSTQKKGRRSAFADEYSLRNRLIFSKKFFPNRIVHVRLCIFLSAFRRFAQGDIPAGLRALTASFGNVICCKK
- a CDS encoding O-antigen polymerase produces the protein MLQKIVSHRVLQYRLITQIVMFVVALCMVVMAFQGAGSDDYLSKIFALNIGIIFFCIAWCGLYTSFSNYFFSSSFWLGVTVFFFFVLKSIEQSVFQNNADLLTPLSLVLFFCLFYTIGYSLSSSHVSKRSLAIKINWPRLCRYSLLVFIVLKLLSVICFTIFSAGASTTLDVAAETQNMGMAYLFRIFTLSSLAYYIILYRFYTSGENRKSIFLLTLFLVAEMVLNASRSGLIMLFFINLVFRHKYIKPVPILALLLLSPILVFLVSFFGYVRDIEIGNLNVYWNALEMMIDDMDLVFVLFMARMDVLPLISDAVKLYHNGDLHSLWGGSYIYSILHFIPRGVWADKPPLTAAYVTSVVRPGLFADGVNIYPSIVLEAYLNALWGGVAIVGCTVGFFCRKFDVLFSSKNVVSVVWCAFFFTFPMGLVNEGVHSNYFANMLYLSFLMYVFLLGAKKINAVKYTRG